The genome window GTGCCGAAGGCACACACAATACCGCTTATCTTGACTTTGTGACTACCAAGCCCTTCACCTTCTTTTCAAACTGGCTGGGGAATAACGATGCTTTGGGCTACGCAACCTCAGGTGGTGCAGGCGATGTGCTTACCGACAAGGCTACGTTTACAGCCTTATATTCACTCGTGATGGGCAAGCTTACTGCCGCAGGACAAAAGGGGGTGGTAGCAACCATTCCTGATGTTACTTCTATCCCCTATTTCAATACGGTAACGGTTGGGCTGGTACTGGCCGGTGTACAGAAGGCTAATCCGGCGGTACAGGCGTTGTATATAAACGCCAAAAGCAGTAATGATAATGGCGACCAAACCTACGCTGCTAGGCAGGCTACTGCCAATGATCTTATCGTGCTTACCTTTCCCACCTCCAAAATAGGCACATTGGTTAGCACACCCGCAGGGATGCTGCCTTACGGCTTAACACCGTATTCCCCAATTGAGAACCAGTATGTACTTGATGCCAACGAGGTTGCTATAACCAGGGATTATGTAACAGCCTATAACAATACCATTAAATCTGTAGCCGACTCAAAAGGCATAGCGGTGGCTGATATGTACACTTTCTTGAATGACATTAAAGCACACGGATTATTAATTGATGGGATTAACCTTTCATCCAATTACATCAGCGGCGGCTTGTTCTCGTTAGATGGCGTACACCTAACCCCGAGGGGCTATGCCATTGTGGCCAATCAATTTATAAATGCTATAAACTCAAAATACGGCTCAAACATACCTTTAGCCAATATCAGCAGCTACCGGGCAGTTAAACTTCCATAAACTGAGGCAGTTTAGCAACAAGAAACCCGCCAGGCATGATACCTGGCGGGTTTCTTGTTTTATGGTATTTTTGATGAAAGCGGGGGGTTAAAATGGCGGTTTATAATCTTGTTCCACTTTGGCGTGTGAACAAATGGAACAATGTGGAACAAGTGGAACAGTAACAATAGTTAATTTTTTAAGCTAAACGATATTTTCAAGCCCAATCCGGCCACAAATCACCGGTAAAAGCACCTAAAAGACAAAAATCAGGGTAAAGATGCGCACAAAGTGGAACAAGCATAAAACCAGGCTTCACAGTACTTGTTAATTGCCATCCGGGGCAGGAATTAAAAATCAGTCAGGCCAGACATGGCCGCAGGTACGGACAGAATGGTTCCTTACCCGTAAGATACTTCCCTCGCTTATACCCGGATAACAAATGGTTAAGGCGCTGTGCAGAAATGAAATACACCAATTTATAGCTGTTTTATTACTTAAATTTAGCCTTTACCGGTTTAAATCTGACATTTTTCTGCAACTGAAGCCAGTTAAGTATACTACTGACCAACAGCTAAAACCATTTATTAAATAAATGGAGCGGGTTTTTATTGCCTTGAATTCCGGCTGGTTGCATAACAAAGCAATACCCGGCTAACTGCCGATTTGAAGCACAAGCAAACACTTCTTAATCCCATCTCCATATGAAAAGGCAAATAGTTGTTGCGATTTTATTAATCGCCGTATTTTATTCGTGTACGCACGATCATCTTACCCCCGGCACGGGATCAAATACC of Mucilaginibacter xinganensis contains these proteins:
- a CDS encoding SGNH/GDSL hydrolase family protein, whose translation is MNKFRNILILAAAILSFAACKPEFKAPTPSHGSANFSRYISVGNSLTSGYADGGLYLEGQQNSYPSIIAKQMQSVGGGTFIQPLFSQAQANGSGYLTLTGFSATGSPITAPVTSNLAVTGIVPIPGFGNVTTYTKYTGDPINNYGVPGIKLLHVTLASYGNLNGFYERLLDGAEGTHNTAYLDFVTTKPFTFFSNWLGNNDALGYATSGGAGDVLTDKATFTALYSLVMGKLTAAGQKGVVATIPDVTSIPYFNTVTVGLVLAGVQKANPAVQALYINAKSSNDNGDQTYAARQATANDLIVLTFPTSKIGTLVSTPAGMLPYGLTPYSPIENQYVLDANEVAITRDYVTAYNNTIKSVADSKGIAVADMYTFLNDIKAHGLLIDGINLSSNYISGGLFSLDGVHLTPRGYAIVANQFINAINSKYGSNIPLANISSYRAVKLP